The Streptomonospora litoralis genome window below encodes:
- a CDS encoding DUF2397 family protein, producing MGVSAEQVRTVGPSASAAGPRERLPDGRASGDGPVPRHGRAALLRLAAWFENADARSADEICTAAFGTQAATHLGGPCDEPAGATVSWWDAPLASVAAARLSSALPADPVRDHTAQRSRLRDAAESSAHWRRTAAQELRRVLAEATGGDSRIRLSDPALEVLMELLTAALGSGDATRRPVSVGDLELGVRLNVRHDPEASITLRGSGGDLSLDGLRLQVTTFSVAGDPQTASEADPDNRTTPPSGIALPLAREA from the coding sequence GTGGGTGTCTCAGCGGAACAGGTGCGGACGGTGGGCCCGAGTGCGAGTGCCGCCGGCCCTCGGGAACGGCTGCCCGACGGACGCGCTTCCGGCGACGGGCCGGTACCCCGGCACGGCCGCGCCGCCCTGCTGCGCTTGGCCGCCTGGTTCGAGAACGCCGATGCCCGATCGGCCGACGAGATCTGCACCGCCGCCTTCGGGACGCAAGCCGCCACCCACCTCGGCGGCCCCTGCGACGAGCCCGCCGGCGCAACGGTCAGCTGGTGGGACGCGCCGCTGGCCAGCGTCGCCGCCGCGCGGTTGTCGAGCGCGCTGCCCGCGGACCCCGTGCGCGACCACACCGCGCAGCGCTCCCGGCTGCGCGACGCCGCCGAGTCCTCCGCTCATTGGCGCCGCACAGCCGCTCAGGAGTTGCGCCGCGTCCTGGCCGAGGCGACCGGCGGCGACTCCCGCATCCGGCTCTCCGATCCCGCCCTGGAGGTCCTGATGGAACTGCTCACCGCCGCGCTGGGCTCCGGCGACGCCACCCGCCGCCCCGTCTCGGTCGGCGACCTCGAACTCGGCGTCCGCCTGAACGTCCGCCACGACCCCGAGGCGTCCATCACGCTGCGCGGCTCCGGCGGCGACCTGAGCCTCGACGGCCTGCGGCTGCAGGTGACCACCTTCTCCGTGGCCGGGGATCCGCAGACCGCCTCCGAAGCCGATCCCGACAACCGCACCACACCGCCGTCCGGCATCGCCCTGCCGTTGGCCCGCGAAGCCTGA